A window of the Narcine bancroftii isolate sNarBan1 chromosome 4, sNarBan1.hap1, whole genome shotgun sequence genome harbors these coding sequences:
- the dusp19a gene encoding dual specificity protein phosphatase 19 isoform X2, protein MHSLAEEIKAFSKASLRQQSTRVTTITGKRLIETLREARVQIVEDAQQTDGACGYVQDTSFDLQVGVIEPWLLLASQDVAQDYESLKTYKISHILNVGYGIENVFPCEFIYKNISILDLPETAITSYFQESFDFIDQAKTQERYGCYREGAEEIYKDVAWIGEHAS, encoded by the exons ATGCATTCGCTTGCGGAGGAAATCAAGGCTTTTTCTAAGGCATCACTCAGGCAGCAGAGCACAAGAGTGACAACTATAACTGGGAAAAGACTGATCGAAACGCTGAGAGAAGCTCGTGTGCAGATCGTCGAAGATGCTCAGCAAACGGACGGGGCTTGCGGATACGTCCAGGACACCAGTTTTGATCTACAAGTTGGTGTCATTGAACCGTGGCTTTTGCTGG CTTCACAAGATGTGGCCCAAGATTATGAGTCCTTAAAAACttataag ATTTCTCACATCTTAAATGTTGGCTATGGAATAGAAAATGTCTTTCCCTGtgagttcatttataaaaatatttccaTACTAGACCTCCCTGAGACTGCCATCACGTCGTACTTTCAAGAAAGTTTTGACTTTATTGACCAAGCAAAGACACAG gaaagatatggatgctatagagagggtgcagaggagatttacaaggatgtggcctggattggagagcatgcctcatga
- the dusp19a gene encoding dual specificity protein phosphatase 19 isoform X1, whose product MHSLAEEIKAFSKASLRQQSTRVTTITGKRLIETLREARVQIVEDAQQTDGACGYVQDTSFDLQVGVIEPWLLLASQDVAQDYESLKTYKISHILNVGYGIENVFPCEFIYKNISILDLPETAITSYFQESFDFIDQAKTQNGVVLVHCNAGVSRSASIVIGYLMRLHGLCFKDAFSVVKNARRAVNPNPGFMEQLKNYQPKI is encoded by the exons ATGCATTCGCTTGCGGAGGAAATCAAGGCTTTTTCTAAGGCATCACTCAGGCAGCAGAGCACAAGAGTGACAACTATAACTGGGAAAAGACTGATCGAAACGCTGAGAGAAGCTCGTGTGCAGATCGTCGAAGATGCTCAGCAAACGGACGGGGCTTGCGGATACGTCCAGGACACCAGTTTTGATCTACAAGTTGGTGTCATTGAACCGTGGCTTTTGCTGG CTTCACAAGATGTGGCCCAAGATTATGAGTCCTTAAAAACttataag ATTTCTCACATCTTAAATGTTGGCTATGGAATAGAAAATGTCTTTCCCTGtgagttcatttataaaaatatttccaTACTAGACCTCCCTGAGACTGCCATCACGTCGTACTTTCAAGAAAGTTTTGACTTTATTGACCAAGCAAAGACACAG aatggTGTGGTACTAGTTCACTGCAATGCTGGAGTGTCACGTTCTGCATCTATAGTGATAGGTTACCTTATGAGGTTACATGGACTCTGCTTTAAAGATGCTTTCTCAGTCGTGAAGAATGCAAGACGAGCTGTCAATCCTAATCCTGGGTTTATGGAGCAACTGAAGAATTACCAACCAAAGATATGA